The following DNA comes from Thermococcus sp..
AGAAGCTCCTCGAACCACGCCTCGTGCTCTATCTCCTCGTGGAGTATTGCCAGTGAAAGGTCATAGGTCCTAGGGTCTTTGCCCATCGTGTAGTTGCATATCTCCGTGTAAACCCCCACAGCACAGCGCTCGGCCTCGAGGAGAACTTTCAGAATGTTCTCGATGGTAGGCTCCTCCGGCAGATAGGCGTCGCGGCACCAGGCCATGTCCGCAAAGTCTCTGATGTCCCTCGGCAGCTCCCCGCCGAGCTCGTATATCCTCGGTACGAGGGCCTCAAAGTGGTTCCTGTCCTCGATGCGTGCATCCTCGACAATCTCCTTTATGGCCTCACCTTCCATGCCCGCAGCGTGGTTCCTCAGGATGGTGTAGTAGTAATAGGTCGTGAACTCCGC
Coding sequences within:
- the dps gene encoding DNA protection during starvation protein encodes the protein MSEHNRRLVERAGIDVEKLLEMLLKAAAAEFTTYYYYTILRNHAAGMEGEAIKEIVEDARIEDRNHFEALVPRIYELGGELPRDIRDFADMAWCRDAYLPEEPTIENILKVLLEAERCAVGVYTEICNYTMGKDPRTYDLSLAILHEEIEHEAWFEELLTGKPSGHFRRNKPGESPYVSKFLR